GGCGCTGCATCTCCAGGGCGGTCTGCAGCGACCCGTCGGCAAGTTCGAAGTTGCCGGTCGCGCTCAGTTCCGAAGCCAGCCCGAAGACGTCCTGGCCGAATCGCAGCCGCGCGATCTCGAGGTTGCGCAGGCTGATGGCGAGTGGCAGGTCGGGCAGCTGGAAAGGCGTCGCCTCCGGCGACGGCAGGCCTTCTTCCGGCACCGGCTGGCGCAGCACCTCGATGGAATCGGCGCGCAGTGTCTCGATGTCCAGCCGCCCGCGCAGCAGCGCGGATCGGTTCCAGTCGATTCCGGCATTGGAGATTCTGAGCCATACGCCCTCGCGGTCGGCGATGGTGATGGAAGCGATCGTCGCCTCCGACGACAGGATGCCCTGAATGCCGTCGATCCTGATCTGCCGGTTCGGCGAGGACAGCTGGTTCTCGACGAAGTCGATGAAGAAGCCGCGCTCTTCGTCCGGCGTGTCCTGCGCCAGAACGGGGAACGCCAGCAACAGCGAAAGGAGGGCTGCGACGAAGCGGGTCAAAATGCCTGTCCTATTCCGACGTAGAAGGCGGCGCTGGGATCGCCCGGCCCCGGATCGAGGGGGAAGCCGACGTCCAGCCGGATCGGTCCGAGGCCGGTGAGATAGCGCAGCCCCACGCCCGTGCCGATGCGGAACGGCGCCGAGAAGTCGGGGATGGAATCCGCCCCGACATAGCCGGCGTCGACGAAGCCGACGAGCCCGATCGTGTCGGTGACGGCGACGCGCAGTTCGGCCGAAGCCTCGACCAGCGACCGGCCTCCGATGACGTTGTTGCCGACCGGCACTCCGATGTTGCGATAGGCATAGCCCCGCACGGATCCGCCGCCACCGGCGAAGAACAGCTTGTCCGGCGCGGTTTCCGCGATCGGGGGGCCGACGAGACTCCCGACCTTGATCCGTCCGGCCGCGACGATCCTGTTTTTCTCGCCGAAACCGTAATAGGCGCGGCCTTCCGCCGTGAATGCCGCGGCTGGATTGCCGTACTGGAACTCGAAGAAGGGCTCCGCGGTCACCTCGGCATAATATCCCTCCGTCGCGTTGGCAGCATCGTCGCGGCTGTCGTAGACGAGGCCTCCCAGCACGCCCAGGCTCGAGAAGGTACGCTTGCCGAAGACGTTGTCCTCGAACTCGGCATGGCGGGCATTTGCGAAGACGCGGCCGGAGATGCGGTCGGTGACGACGTGGGTGAAACCCGCCTGTCCGGTCACGCCGGTACGCGTGTAGGGTTCCAGCACCTCGCGGTCGCCGAACAGGGACGCAACGAAGTCGGTGTCTGGGGTGAACACGCCAGGCCGTGTGAAGGTGGCGCCGAGACGATAGGTGAAGTCTTTGGGATCCACGCCGTTGATGCCGCCGACCTTGCCCTCGATGCGCAACCTTTCGGCATGTCCGAACAGGTTGCGGTGCAGCCAGTAGGCTTCCAGGCCGAGGCCGTCGATCGTCGAATAGGTGCCGCCGACACCGATCCGTCGCAGGGCGCGCTCCTGCACGACGACCGTGATCGGCAGCACGCCGTCCGGCCCGATCTCGTCGGCCTCGACGAGACGCAGCGAGCGGAACACGTCGAGGCGCGCCAGCCTCTTGCGGGCCCGCTCGATGTCGTCCGGGTCGAATTCCGCGCCGGGCTCGAGCCCCGCCATCCAGGCCACGAAGCCCGGATCCATGCGCTCCGTGCCCTCGGCTTTGGTGAACCCGTAGACGGCACGCCGCCCCGGTTCCACGGCAAGCGTCGCGTCCACGACGTCCTGCGTGTGCCGGGCTTCGACCCGCCGCTCCGCGATGCTCGCCTTGGCATGCCCCTGCTGGCGCCAGGCTTCGACCGCGAGCCGCTCGGCGGTGAGGATCGTCCCCGACCGCGCCACTTCGCCGGTTGCGAATCCCCTGGCGGCCGGCCGTTCGACCTGATCGCGCCGGTCGACGGCAGGCGGCGCCTCATTGGTGATGAGCGCCTTTCCGAACAGGAACACCGGCCCCGGCACCACGACCACGTCCACGCGGGCCGGGTCGGGCAGTTCGGTATCGGGCGGCAGGTCCGCCGCCTCGCGCCCGTCGATCAGGATGCTGATCGAGCCGCCATAGCGACCGTCCGCGTAGAGCGCCGCGAGCATCCGCCGGTAGTCCTGCCGCGCCTTGGCGATCAGGCCGGCGGCGCCCGAGGCAGGCTCGTCGCGATCGGACCACAGGCTGGAGGCACCCTTGAGCTGGTCCTCCAGGTCGTCGCCCGTCACCTGGAAATCGATGGTGTAGGGCTGCGGCTCGCCGATCACGTCGGCGGCGTCCGCCTCCTTGTCGCGGCCGAACAGCTTGATGCCGAACAGCTCGAAGGAATGCGCAGGTTGGGCGCCCGTCACCGACAGCGCCGCAATCATCATCGCCACCCGCACGGCGTGGCCCCTGGGATTCTGGCTACGGTTCAACGCGACTCTTCACTCTCACTGGTCGTGCCGCCCCGCGCGACCGAACCCGGCCGGCTACCCCGGCAAACTCAATCATGGCTTCATCATGCATTCAAGTTGTTACCAAAAATTAAGCCTGCCCGTCACGCACGCATTCCGAATCAGGAAAAGCCCTCCCCGGCGGCTGCGTTCGCGGTTCTTGCTGCGGCACGGGCCGGAACTTCCGTCCGGCGGGGCCATTGACTGTCCATGGATGACAAGCTTTCCACCCTTGCGGGCATGCGGATCCTCATCGTGGAGGATGAATTCTTGCTGGCGGACGATCTCGCACAATTCTTCGCGAGCGTGGGCGCGACGGTGCTCGGCCCCGCGCCCGGCGTGGCCGCAGCGCGGGCGCATCTCGACCAGGCGGACGCCGCCGTCCTCGACATCAACCTGAAGGACGGTACCGTCTTCCCGATCGCCGACGAACTCTTCCTGCGCCGCGTGCCCTTCGTCTTCTTCAGCGGGATGGATGCCGCGTCGGTGCCCGAACGTTTCCGCTTCGTCGGCAGTCTTCCGAAACCCGTCAGCTGGCACAGCGTCGTCGACGTGCTGGTCAACGAACTGGACGGCAGGGCACGGGATCCGTTTTCGGTTTCGCGGCAGGACATGATCGTCGTTCTGCCGAAGTTGCGGCTCTCGGCGAGGCTGATGCTGGGCGACGCCCTGGCCGCCGACCGCCTGGTCGAGAAGACGCTCGAGAGGGCGGTCGGGGAATTTCGCACCCGTCCGCACGACATCCCTACCTCGAAGTGGCTGACTCACCTCATGGAGACCACACTTGCCGACAGTGGTCGCAACCTGATGAACTGATGTCCGGCCGTCCGCCGGCTCACCGCAGGACCATCGCGAGAACGAGCCCGACCGCGGCGCCGGCGGTCACCCCGAGCCCTATGCCGAGCGCCGGATCGCCGAACAGCACCTTGCCCAGCACGGCGCCGAGGCCGATTCCCACGATCACGCCGATGGCCGTTCTGATGAGGAAGGTCGTCATTCTGCGGACTCAGCGGTTCGCGGGCAGGCTGCTGCCGATCCCCGCGCCGATGAAGACACCCAGCACGATCCCGAGAATGATGTTTTCGAGCACCGAAACGCCGAGCACGGCACCGACGGCCAGACCGATCGTGACGCCCATCACGGCGTTCATGTAGCGCGTTCCCGGCATCGCTGGCCTCCTTTCGTCAGGGAGGAAATCCACCATGTCGGGGATGGTTCCGCCGCTGTGCCGGCGCACCCGCCTGCATCCTGGCGGCTCGCCGATTACTCCCTTGCATTTGCCGGCGCGATTGCCGATATGAGGGACGGGAGGTTGGTGGTGGACGAGCCACTCGCCAACCGGGTCAGGTCCGGAAGGAAGCAGCCCTAACGAGCTCCGGCACGGGTCGCCGTGCCAGCCTCCCACCTTTTCCATCCGCTCGCGCCGGTCCGGATGCGGAGCCGGACGTGGTCCGGATCGGGCATCGACGCTGCGGCGTCTCGGCGGCGAAACACGACAGTCCGAGCCGCGATACGGAGGCGAACCGTCCAATGAGCGAGGCCGGCGGCACCGACGCGACCGGGAACAGGGCGTATCGCGTCCTCGCCCGCAAGTATCGGCCGAGCGATTTTTCCGACCTGATCGGCCAGGAGCCGATGGTCCGTACGCTCACCAACGCATTTGCAGCCGACCGCATCGCCCAGGCCTGGATGCTGACCGGGGTGCGCGGCGTCGGCAAGACAACGACGGCCCGCATCCTCGCGCGGGCGCTCAACTACAAGACCGCCGATATCGATCGCCCCACTATCGACCTTGCCCTCCCGGGCGAGCACTGCAAGGCGATCATGGAGGGGCGCCATGTCGACGTGATCGAAATGGATGCCGCCAGCCACACCGGCATCGACGACATACGCGAGATCATCGAGCAGGTGCGGTACGCGCCGGTCTCGGCGCGCTACAAGGTCTACATCATCGACGAGGTGCACATGCTCTCGACGCAGGCCTTCAACGGCCTGCTGAAGACGCTCGAAGAGCCGCCGCCGCACGTCAAGTTCATCTTCGCGACCACCGAAATCCGCAAGGTGCCGATCACGGTGCTGTCGCGCTGCCAGCGATTCGACCTCCGCCGCATCGACGCCGGCCTGCTGGTCGGGCATCTTCGCGGTATCGCCGGCAAGGAGGGCATCGTCGTCGAGGACGAGGCGCTGGCCATGGTGGCCCGTGCCGCCGAGGGCTCTGCCCGCGACGCTCTCTCCATCTTCGATCAGGCGATCGCCCATGGTGCGGGTAGCGTCACCGCCGAGGCTGTGCGCGCCATGCTGGGCCTGGCGGATCGTGCCCGCGTCGTCGATCTCTTCGAGCACCTGATGCGCGGCGACGTCGCTGCGGCGCTGACCGAGTTCCGCGCCCAGTACGACAGCGGCGCCGATCCGGCGGTGGTCCTGACGGATCTCGCCGAGTTCAATCATCTCGTCACGCGTCTGCGTTTCGTTCCGGAAGCCGTGCGCGACGGCTCGCTCACCGAGGACGAGCGGCTGCGCGGCGCCGATTTCGCAGGCCAGCTCTCCGTTCGCGTGCTGTCGCGGACCTGGCAGATGCTGCTCAAGGGCATAGCCGAGGTGCAGGGCTCCAATCGCCCGGTGAGCGCCGCCGAGATGGTGCTGATCCGCATCGCCCACGCCGCCGCTCTGCCCACCCTGGACGAGGCCCTGAAGGCAATCGAGAGCGGTGGGGTTCCGGCCCTCCAACCCGGCGGAGCGCCCCGGTCCGCAGCGAGCCCTGCAGCCGATCGCCCCTCCGCACCCGTGGGGAACGGCGGTGGTGTAGCGGCGGTCGCGCAGGCGCGGATGCCCGCAGGCGCCGGCGGCCCGGCGATGCGGCTGGTCGAACCTGTGCCCCAGGCCCAGGCAGCCGTGCTGCCGTCACCCGTCCCGGTCGAGGAGGCGCCTTCGGTGCCGCTGCGCTCGCTCGAGGATATCGCGGCGCTCGCCGACGCCAACCGGGACATCGCCTTCAAGGTCAAGCTCAAGAGCTGCGTGCGCCTGGTCGCCATCGAGCCGGGCCGCATCGAGGTCAGCCTGACGCCCGACGCGCCCAAGGTGCTCCTCAACGACATGACGACCCGGCTGAAGGCCTGGACGGGCCGCAACTGGTTCGTTTCGGTCTCGCGCGAGGAGGGCAGTCAGACCCTTGCCGAAGTCGAGGCCGGCCGCCGCGAGAGCGCGCTCATGGACGCCCGTGCCGACCCGGCCGTCGCGGCCATTCTCGCCCGCTTTCCCGGCGCCAGGATCATCGACGTGCGCATCCCCGATGCGGCGGCACAGGACGTGGCGGAGGGCGACGAGACGTCGCTGCCGATCGATCCGGTCGCCGACGATGACGACGACGAACTTTGAGATCAACGGAAGGAAGACATCATGAAGGACCTCATGGGCCTGATGGGCAAGGCCAAGGAGATGCAGGCGAAGTTCCAGACCATGCAGGAGGAGATCGCGCAGATCGAAGCCTCCGGCCAGTCGGGCGGCGGCCTCGTCACCGTCGTGCTGTCGGGAAAGGGCGAGATGAAGAGCCTGAAGATCGATCCTTCGCTCTTCAAGGAGGACGACGTCGAGATTCTCGAGGATCTGATCCTCGCCGCTCACGCCGATGCCAAGGGAAAGGTCGAAGCGGTCATGCAGAAGAAGACGCAGGAACTGACCGCCGGCCTGCCGATCCCGCCCGGCTTCAAGATGCCGTTCTGAGCCGCTCCGGACGATCAGCGGCGGGTTCCTCCCGGTCCCGCTGCGCCTGGACCATGCGTTTCGGGATTGGAAATCGGCCGGCTGCGCCTACATTGTCGCCATGACACCGATTTCCGTTCTCGATCTTTCGCCCGTCCCGGAAGGCACCGATGCCGGTGCCTCGCTGCGCAATACGCTCGATCTCGCCCGCCATGCGGAGCGATGGGGATACCGCCGCTACTGGCTGGCCGAGCATCACAACATGCCGGGCATCGCCAGCGCCGCAACCGCGGTGGTCATCGGCCATGTCGCCGCCGGCACCTCGAGCATTCGCGTCGGCGCCGGCGGCATCATGCTGCCCAACCATTCGCCGCTCATGGTGGCCGAAGCCTTCGGCACCCTGGCCGCCCTGCACCCCGGCCGCATCGATCTCGGCCTCGGTCGCGCGCCGGGGACCGACATGCTGACCGCGCGTGCGCTGCGCCGCAATCTGTCCGGCGACGTCGACCAGTTCCCGCGCGACGTCGTCGAGCTGATGTCCTACTTCAAGCCGGTCGAGGAAGGCCAGCGCGTGCAGGCCGTGCCGGGCGCCGGTCTGGACGTACCGGTCTGGATCCTCGGCTCCAGCCTCTACGGCGCCCAGCTCGCGGCGATGCTCGGCCTGCCCTATGCCTTCGCCTCGCATTTCGCCCCGGCCGATCTGGAACATGCAGTGGCGATCTACCGCGAGCGCTTCGAGCCGTCGGAACAGCTGGACCGGCCTTACGTGATGCTGGGGCTCAGCGTCATCGCGGCCGAGACCGACGAAGAGGCGCGGCTCCTGTTCACTTCGCAGCAGCAGTCCTTCGTCAACATCCGCACCGGGCGCCCCGGCAAGCTCCCGCCGCCGCAGCCGGGCTACTACGAGAGCCTTGAGCCGATGGCACGGGCCATGCTGGACCAGACTCTCTCCTGCGCCGTCGTCGGGTCTCCCGCGACGGTGCGGCGCGGCGTCGCCGAATTCGCCCGCCGCACCGGCGCCGACGAACTGATGGTCACCGGCCACATCTTCGACCACTCCGCCCGGCTACGGTCCTACGAAATCCTGGCCGACGCGCACCGGGAGCTTTCCCGGGCCGCGTGACCCAATGGCTGCCCCGCCGCCGGGCGGCGCGGATGCTCGCAGCGCGGCACGTCCGGCCGCAGGAGGATCGTCTTCGGCGCCCCGGTCAGCGGCAGGGCGCGTCGTAGAGGATGCGATGGCCCGCGTTCCTGGCCTCGCAGGCGTTTCCGAAGGTCCGGACGCTGCCGCCGCGCCGCGCACAGACCGGCTCGTACTGCTGCGTGCAGAAGCGGGGCTCGGGGCGGGGTACGGGACCACCGCGCCGACACTGACCCGGATGGAGGACGCGATAGCCCGCGGCCCTGGCCTCGCAGGCATTGCCGAAGGTCTGGCGGTCCGGACCGCTGCGACCGCAGACCGGCTCGTAGATGCGCGGACAGACCTGCGGCGGTCCCGGGCTGACGGATGGCGGTTCGGCGACCACGACCGTGCAGGACGAGACGATCAGCAGGGAAAAAAGCACGACCGTGTTCCTGAGCGACAGGACCTTCATCATCGGCCTCCTTCGGGCCGTGGACCCGAGCCTCGTCTGATGCCCGCAACGCATCGCGGCGACCAAAGTTTCTTCCGCATCCGAAAAGCCTCCAGAGCCGGAACCATCGTGCGGCTCGCCCGTTGATGGGCTTCCGCCGATTCGCGCGCGGACGGGGTGACCATGGCCACATCGCAGGACGAAACCACCGCGCCGGCAGCGGCTGCCGCGGCCAAGCCGCAGCGCAGCCTTTTCGGCGTGCTGATGGGCATCTTCATCATCCTCTTCGTCTATGCCCTGTATTTCGCCAAGGACTTCTTCCTTCCCGTGGTGCTCGCCTTCCTGCTGGCGCTCACCCTGTCGCCGATCGTGCGGACGCTCGCCTGGCGCGGTATCCCGGCGCCCCTCTCGGCGACGCTTCTCGTCTTCCTGTCGTTCTGTGGCGTCGCGGCCATCGGCTTCGTCCTCAGCGGGCCGATCGTTGCCCTGGTCGAGGACGCGCCCAAGATCGGGCGCGAGTTGCAGGAGCGGTTGTCGGAGGTGAAGGGCCCGATGTCCCGCATCCTTCAGGCCGGTGACCAGATCGAGAGCGTCACCGAGACCGCCAGCGAGCCGGACGTGCAGAAGGTGGTCATCGCGCAGCCGGGCATCGTCTCGCGTGCCGCCGGAAACCTTCTCTCCGTCGGAACCACCATCGCCATCATGCTCGTCCTGTCGCTGTTCCTGCTCGCCTCGGGCAGCATGTTCTACGAAAAGATGGTCCAGACCTTCGATCTGATGAGCGACAAGAAGCGTGCGCTGCGGATCGTCTACGACGTGGAACGCGAGATTTCGCGCTATCTGCTGACCGTGGCGCTGATCAATTCCGGGCTCGGCGTCGCGGTTGGCCTCTCCTGCTGGCTTCTCGGACTGCCCGATGCGTTGCTGTGGGGGGTCGCAGCCGCGCTCCTGAACTTCCTGCCCTATGTCGGCAGCCTCATCGGCATCATCCTCGTCGGCGTCATCTCGATCGTCACCTTCGACACGCTCGCCTCCGCCGCCCTCGCACCGCTGCTCTATGCCGGCTTCACGGTGCTGGAAGGCCAATTCGTCACGCCGCTGATCCTCGGCCGCCGGCTGGAGCTCAACGCGGTCGCGATCTTCATCGCCATCGCGTTCTGGTCGTGGCTCTGGGGCTTCGCGGGCGCCCTGCTCGCCGTGCCCATCCTCGTCATCGCCAAGGTCTTCTGCGACCACTTCGACGGTCTGGGTGCGATCGGCAACTTTCTCGGCGCTCAGGACGTGCGCGAGCCCGATCACTGAACGCATTCAGGCCTTCCGCCGGCCGCTGAATCCGACTAGTGCGTCGCGGACGGGAGGAACTCCACCATGGACCAGACGCAGAGCGGCCCCGATCTCGACGCCTACTTCCTGCGTATAGGCTACCGCGGCCCGCGAGAGCCCAGCCTCTCCGTCCTGCAGCGCCTCCACGCCCTTCACCCCCTGGCGATCGCCTTCGAGAACCTCGATTCCTTCCTCGGTCGGCCCGTGCGTCTCGACCTCCCTTCGCTGGAGGACAAGCTCGTCCATGCACGGCGGGGCGGCTACTGCTTCGAGCAGAACACGCTGTTCTGGAAGGTGCTGGCCGCGCTCGGCTTCGAGGTGTCGGGCCTCGCCGCACGCGTTTTGTGGAACCAGCCGGAGGACACGCTCAATCCCCGCAGCCACATGCTGCTGCGCGTCGAGATCGACGGTGCGACCTGGCTGGCCGATGTCGGCTTCGGCGGCGTCACCCAGACCGCGCCGCTGCTGCTGGCGCCGGGCGCCGTGCAGGAGACGCCGCACGAGCCGTGCAGGGTGATCGAGACCGCGGATCACTATCGCCTGCAGGTGCAGATCGGCGGCGAATGGCGCACCGTCTTCCGTTTCGACATGACCGAACATGTCGACGTCGACTACGTGGTGTCGAGCCATTTCGTCTCCACCTGGCCCGCGTCACAGTTCGTCACCACGATCATGGCCGCACGCGCCCTGCCGACCGGTCGGCTGGCACTCAGGAACGACCGGATGACGGTCCACGAGACCGGCGGGCCGTCGCGGCAGGTCCACTTCGCCACCCCCGCCGAACTCCGCGCCACGCTGTCGGCCGATTTCGGCATCGAGGTGCCGGAGCCCGGTCGATTCGACGCGCGGTTCCTGGAACTGGGCCTCGGCGCTCCGGCCGAATTGCGGTGACAGTCTCCTTGATTCCGATTGCATGACCCGCTCACTGCAAGCGGATGAGTTGCGAATGAAGTAGACTGTCCCCGCAACTCTCCACGCGTCAGCGCAGCCGCTTCACCAGCGCCGCATCCGGAAAGCAGGTCGGCGCCAGACCGTTCCGCGCCTGCCAGTCACCGATCGAGCGGCGCGTCCGGAACCCCGGCAGGCCGTCCGCGCCGCCGACGTCGTAGCCGAGCTTTTCCAGCCCGCGCTGCATGGCGGCGACGTCGGACCGATAGAGGCCGCCGACACTGCCCCACGCGCCCGTAAACGTCCGGTCGCCGTACTGGATCCGATCCGCGGCATG
The nucleotide sequence above comes from Aquibium microcysteis. Encoded proteins:
- a CDS encoding AI-2E family transporter, translated to MATSQDETTAPAAAAAAKPQRSLFGVLMGIFIILFVYALYFAKDFFLPVVLAFLLALTLSPIVRTLAWRGIPAPLSATLLVFLSFCGVAAIGFVLSGPIVALVEDAPKIGRELQERLSEVKGPMSRILQAGDQIESVTETASEPDVQKVVIAQPGIVSRAAGNLLSVGTTIAIMLVLSLFLLASGSMFYEKMVQTFDLMSDKKRALRIVYDVEREISRYLLTVALINSGLGVAVGLSCWLLGLPDALLWGVAAALLNFLPYVGSLIGIILVGVISIVTFDTLASAALAPLLYAGFTVLEGQFVTPLILGRRLELNAVAIFIAIAFWSWLWGFAGALLAVPILVIAKVFCDHFDGLGAIGNFLGAQDVREPDH
- a CDS encoding YbaB/EbfC family nucleoid-associated protein, which codes for MKDLMGLMGKAKEMQAKFQTMQEEIAQIEASGQSGGGLVTVVLSGKGEMKSLKIDPSLFKEDDVEILEDLILAAHADAKGKVEAVMQKKTQELTAGLPIPPGFKMPF
- a CDS encoding response regulator, translating into MDDKLSTLAGMRILIVEDEFLLADDLAQFFASVGATVLGPAPGVAAARAHLDQADAAVLDINLKDGTVFPIADELFLRRVPFVFFSGMDAASVPERFRFVGSLPKPVSWHSVVDVLVNELDGRARDPFSVSRQDMIVVLPKLRLSARLMLGDALAADRLVEKTLERAVGEFRTRPHDIPTSKWLTHLMETTLADSGRNLMN
- a CDS encoding DNA polymerase III subunit gamma/tau, with protein sequence MSEAGGTDATGNRAYRVLARKYRPSDFSDLIGQEPMVRTLTNAFAADRIAQAWMLTGVRGVGKTTTARILARALNYKTADIDRPTIDLALPGEHCKAIMEGRHVDVIEMDAASHTGIDDIREIIEQVRYAPVSARYKVYIIDEVHMLSTQAFNGLLKTLEEPPPHVKFIFATTEIRKVPITVLSRCQRFDLRRIDAGLLVGHLRGIAGKEGIVVEDEALAMVARAAEGSARDALSIFDQAIAHGAGSVTAEAVRAMLGLADRARVVDLFEHLMRGDVAAALTEFRAQYDSGADPAVVLTDLAEFNHLVTRLRFVPEAVRDGSLTEDERLRGADFAGQLSVRVLSRTWQMLLKGIAEVQGSNRPVSAAEMVLIRIAHAAALPTLDEALKAIESGGVPALQPGGAPRSAASPAADRPSAPVGNGGGVAAVAQARMPAGAGGPAMRLVEPVPQAQAAVLPSPVPVEEAPSVPLRSLEDIAALADANRDIAFKVKLKSCVRLVAIEPGRIEVSLTPDAPKVLLNDMTTRLKAWTGRNWFVSVSREEGSQTLAEVEAGRRESALMDARADPAVAAILARFPGARIIDVRIPDAAAQDVAEGDETSLPIDPVADDDDDEL
- a CDS encoding arylamine N-acetyltransferase family protein; translation: MDQTQSGPDLDAYFLRIGYRGPREPSLSVLQRLHALHPLAIAFENLDSFLGRPVRLDLPSLEDKLVHARRGGYCFEQNTLFWKVLAALGFEVSGLAARVLWNQPEDTLNPRSHMLLRVEIDGATWLADVGFGGVTQTAPLLLAPGAVQETPHEPCRVIETADHYRLQVQIGGEWRTVFRFDMTEHVDVDYVVSSHFVSTWPASQFVTTIMAARALPTGRLALRNDRMTVHETGGPSRQVHFATPAELRATLSADFGIEVPEPGRFDARFLELGLGAPAELR
- a CDS encoding Kazal-type serine protease inhibitor family protein, which produces MMKVLSLRNTVVLFSLLIVSSCTVVVAEPPSVSPGPPQVCPRIYEPVCGRSGPDRQTFGNACEARAAGYRVLHPGQCRRGGPVPRPEPRFCTQQYEPVCARRGGSVRTFGNACEARNAGHRILYDAPCR
- a CDS encoding autotransporter assembly complex protein TamA: MMIAALSVTGAQPAHSFELFGIKLFGRDKEADAADVIGEPQPYTIDFQVTGDDLEDQLKGASSLWSDRDEPASGAAGLIAKARQDYRRMLAALYADGRYGGSISILIDGREAADLPPDTELPDPARVDVVVVPGPVFLFGKALITNEAPPAVDRRDQVERPAARGFATGEVARSGTILTAERLAVEAWRQQGHAKASIAERRVEARHTQDVVDATLAVEPGRRAVYGFTKAEGTERMDPGFVAWMAGLEPGAEFDPDDIERARKRLARLDVFRSLRLVEADEIGPDGVLPITVVVQERALRRIGVGGTYSTIDGLGLEAYWLHRNLFGHAERLRIEGKVGGINGVDPKDFTYRLGATFTRPGVFTPDTDFVASLFGDREVLEPYTRTGVTGQAGFTHVVTDRISGRVFANARHAEFEDNVFGKRTFSSLGVLGGLVYDSRDDAANATEGYYAEVTAEPFFEFQYGNPAAAFTAEGRAYYGFGEKNRIVAAGRIKVGSLVGPPIAETAPDKLFFAGGGGSVRGYAYRNIGVPVGNNVIGGRSLVEASAELRVAVTDTIGLVGFVDAGYVGADSIPDFSAPFRIGTGVGLRYLTGLGPIRLDVGFPLDPGPGDPSAAFYVGIGQAF
- a CDS encoding LLM class flavin-dependent oxidoreductase — translated: MTPISVLDLSPVPEGTDAGASLRNTLDLARHAERWGYRRYWLAEHHNMPGIASAATAVVIGHVAAGTSSIRVGAGGIMLPNHSPLMVAEAFGTLAALHPGRIDLGLGRAPGTDMLTARALRRNLSGDVDQFPRDVVELMSYFKPVEEGQRVQAVPGAGLDVPVWILGSSLYGAQLAAMLGLPYAFASHFAPADLEHAVAIYRERFEPSEQLDRPYVMLGLSVIAAETDEEARLLFTSQQQSFVNIRTGRPGKLPPPQPGYYESLEPMARAMLDQTLSCAVVGSPATVRRGVAEFARRTGADELMVTGHIFDHSARLRSYEILADAHRELSRAA